From the genome of Miscanthus floridulus cultivar M001 chromosome 10, ASM1932011v1, whole genome shotgun sequence, one region includes:
- the LOC136489140 gene encoding glycine-rich protein DOT1-like has product MGNTVLFGWGAGPAGSHGSGDNNFQAFHGLSQDTVGTFQSANANAFDAHAVGGQGVQRDGGGFGFGSGAVQGPQGGQMRFGQPFHQQNQGFDPGYGGGRGDGARRGGQRQ; this is encoded by the coding sequence ATGGGGAACACGGTTCTGTTTGGATGGGGTGCAGGTCCAGCCGGCAGTCATGGTAGCGGTGACAACAATTTCCAGGCTTTCCATGGTCTGTCTCAAGACACGGTCGGCACTTTTCAGTCAGCCAATGCAAATGCTTTCGATGCTCATGCTGTTGGCGGTCAGGGAGTGCAGAGAGATGGTGGAGGTTTTGGTTTTGGCTCTGGTGCAGTGCAAGGTCCGCAGGGTGGTCAGATGCGGTTTGGCCAGCCTTTCCATCAACAAAATCAAGGATTTGATCCTGGTTATGGTGGTGGGCGTGGTGATGGTGCAAGAAGAGGTGGGCAAAGGCAATAA